The window gaaagcaagaagaataactgctacatcttaactaactaactgctgctccaacggctagtttcttcTAGGCTGCTTCTTTCCTTGATCAGCCTTTagattctcttctttcttctcttcttgcAACTGAGTGAGCACTCTACTTCTTACAATATGTATGTATGCGTTTTTGTAATGGGAGAAGATAAATTTATTGCTGCTAAATAAATTGTTAAAACCGCTCTTTTCAAGCTATATAAATTACTAGCTCAAGTATTGTACTATTGTTGTGCCCATGTGgaatctaaaaaataaataatactccctctgtcctgcAATAAGCGAGCGTTTTTTTGgacacaagatttaagaaaataatgtttaGAGGGTTAAGTGGGGTGATAATAAAgcaagagaaagaataaagtaagagtctAATTGTGTCATATTTTGCCAAAAAGGGAAAGGGCTCACTCTGGGTGGGGCGtcctaaaaaggaatacgagtagcttatggtgggacggagggattactTTTTAGAGGAACATTTTAGATCTCATCCATTGTTATATAaactaaatattaaaataacaatCCTCACTACCAACTTAGGGCATGATTGGTATGATAGGATGGGATGGAATGTGTTCCTACTTCCATTCCATTCATTTGTTTGGTAACTGTGATGGAATGAATGGCGGAATTGAATTAAAATGTAAAGGAAATCcaaaaaaattgtcatttcattcCCACCCTCATttattccatcataccaagcaTGGCCTTAGGCTTTTAGATGAGGTATTCACTTGGCATGATATAATAACTAGGCCAAACATTATGTTTGAGTCTCATCTCATCTCACATCCAGTCATATATTCTAACACTTTCATCTGCAAGGGTTTGATAAAGTTCTCATATTAGTAGTTTTCCACCAAGATTATTAGTaggattttaaaatttatcttaAATTTGCAATTCAGGTGCTCTTtcaatttttgaataattgGCTTATTTATAGAAGTAATAATAACCCACCTTTTCGTTCTGCAGTTTAAGGATGTATAATACACTGGTGGAAAGATGCTTCACCGACTGCGTGGACACATTCCGACGCAAAACTCTGGATAAGCAAGAAGAGACTTGTGTTCGCAGGTGTGCGGAGAAGTTCTTGAAGCACTCTATGCGTGTCGGCATGAGATTCGCTGAGCTGAACCAAGGTGCTGCCACACCAGACTAAAATGTGCTTTCTACATGTGAATTCGAGGGCATTCCCTTTAATAGTTTTGAAGATTTGTTTTTTGTTAGGAGCTGTTACTAATGCTACTTTATTTGGACGCAATAAGGTAAGAGATATCGCTCCCTTTACAAGACTCCCTGCAGCATAATCTTTGCTGTTTTTCTTACGTCAAATATTACTACCATATAAAATTTCTATATTTGTTTCTAAGGTGCATTTTTCACTTTGTAATCATGGCATTTAATAAATCCAAATAAACTTGAGCTTTTTTTTCGTAGTATTATAGTTTGAAGTTAAAGTTGAGCTCAGGTTATTTTGTGCAGTGGTATTTAGCAATGTAACGATACCCAAGTTTcgtttgttttaatttaattgaattgcAGTTAAAACTTCAATATATACAATCATCATTAGTTATTAATCTAGAGACTGGTATTTCTTACTTTAGCACTTCTAAGCTGAATCTTTAATTACTACAGCATTAAAACTGCTCTTTTCTGTCGATGCGTagcattttatttttcatagacGTTTCAAGACTAAAAAAAATCGCATTACCTgcaaaataattttcatattttcttttccGGCTGCAAATATTTAtcttactactactatttactgGTACTATTTTTGATAAAGTGGCTCCACATTTCGttttccactaactctttttGTTCACGttttattacaaaactaataCTACTTGATATATAAATTAAGATTCATATTCTATgaattattttccatttttttaatttattaaaacctGAGTCGATTCTAAGACAGTTAATTACCAAAGGGGTGAATATAATTTTAGGAAAAGAAATACTAGAATTAGTAGTAACTTTTATATGCACTTCAGCACCAGAAAGAAAAAATTATCCTTTTCCGAAACTACCCCTGCCCGCCGTCGTACGCAAACGCCACAGCATACCCGGGCTAAGGATATTACCGGTATTATTGGAAATTCTATAAAACCTCTCCCCTCAAAAGCTCAAAACACAGAGCAACTACAAAATTCCAAAACCCTAGCCCCAAATTGAACTCTTTCGTTTTTCCTCTCAAGAAGAAGATTTAATGGCGGATAAAGCGACTTCTCTGGACGGTATCAAGGCCTTTTGGAACTCCCAGGTTCACGATCCTGCTAAATGGGATCACAACGTGGTAATTTTACTGTAATCGCTTCTTTTTTCAATGTTTATCtgttttttcaataatttttcttTCACGCTGTTGGCGTTTTGATTGCATAAGTGCCTTTACTGTAAATTTCGTTATTATATTAGTTTTTTTTCCGATTCGATTCCTCCCGGTAGTTGAATTGGCATTTTATGATTCCGTTAGTTACCTGGATTGACTTATGTGTTACCCACAATCGAATTGGTTGGTGGCTTGTGGGGAGatgaaattcaatttggataTGGAACATTGTATCTTAGTGTAAGCAATATTTCGATTAATGAAGTGATAGGCTGTTAATTGAAGACATAAAGAGAATCATTTGAGCTCAAAATATGATCTGTAATGAGTATGTGTTGTTTACAAATGATCATATCTGCATTTATATATCAGCTAATCATAAAGGGGAAATTTAGAAGCCACATTATCTACTGATGCatagtattttgtgtatgagtTTGAGTCTGAAAAATAATGAGGACATAGTACTTTTCTGTGGATATAGTCTTCTGTGTATGACTTAGAGTCTTAGAATTGTGAGAAGGTATCTGTGGATACACTGTTTCATGTATTAGTTTTAGAGTTAGCATAATGAGAAGGTAGTTATAGTGTTTTAGTATGTATGAATTTTGGATTGTCCTTTGAATGTTGGAGGTGAAGTGAATCTGTGAATGGCAATTAGTGGTTAGTGAGTTGATATTGCTCTTGTTCCAGTCCTTTCCTTTCTGCAGCTTAATCTTAGGTCTTCGGCTGTAACTTCATGCTGATTAAAATTTGGTTTGTGTTAGTCTTGTTCTATTTGGGCAGCACTATTTCATTGCTTATGCTATTTGTGTTACAAATTGCAGAAATTACTCCGTGCAGTAGGTATTTTCGCTGGATCTATTGTGTTGATGCGCCAGTATGGTGATATGATGGCCATTTGAGAGATCGGGCAAGGAGTCTGAGCTTCTTGTTGGTAGGATGGAGTAGTTGGATGCATGTTTGCTTTATCTTCACTTTACCCCTCTGTTTACGATCTTTGAATGCATCGCCTTTTAGACTAGCAAATTCATGGAAGAAGTACTTCACTTGTAAAATTTTGATTCAATTCTACTGGGGTTTTATGTGACATGGTAGTATTTTCCTAGCATTTATGTCCCCCCATCCAAAGAGAGTGAGCAAAAACAAATTTTCTACTATCCCTTTAATTGTCTCACCTTGGGTGAAATATTTATGTCATTAAGTCAATCCGTTCACTAGTTATTGCTCAAACTATGACATGGTTATTAGTCAATCCACACACTGCTACATTTATATGGTGGTTGCAACGTTGCCTCCAACCAACATTTCAACTTGCATTTTATTTCATGAACATATTAGGCATTGATAATTTAATGTTAGTTGGTGGAATAGTTGATTTTATgtattatcataaaaaaatacatttttctTCCATACCACAATCATCTTATTTGATGCCCACAATACCAATTTCTTTCTAGGATAATTACCCATCACTCTTCTTTGTATAATAAGTTAATAACCTTGTAAAcacttttcttttataaaaaaaagtatacaTCTTTTTTACGTAGTTCATTTACACATCCACCAATTTTCACCACATATTTCTTTAAATATATGTTGGTCAAACGTTATATATGATTAAAAAGTTTGCTTGAACTAATTGCACACCCACAATAATGTAAATGATAATTACTACTCCATTCGTTTTGAGGTAATGGAAGTGTTTCATTCCAgcacgtgatttaagaaaagttgtgttaattgagttaaataaagaaagaaaaaagtaggaaatgaaaaatgtagagagatggataaagaataaagtaagagagagtaaagaaaacgagaagaaatatgttgacttttactaaaatagATAATGactcactactatggaacgtactaaaatgacaaaatgactcaactactaataatggagggagtattttaaaaGATATAAATGCTAATTAAATGTGCTAGTTTGTGTAGAAATACTAAATGAGAATGATGTTCATAGATGATACCCACACGATAGTATACTACTAGCATAGTAATGTTATCTCTCCTTCTCACAAAAAATAATTGcattctaattatttttttggattgATCTTTCACTGAATAAATTTGGAATTATAAAGTTTGattaatgttttaaaaaattgaatgttTTAATTAATCTTATATTGAATTAATAAATTCATCTAAACAACTAAATATTACagtaaaacattaaaaaaatattatcacGAAATAATGCACTCCCTATCACTTTATCATAGTCCATATACATATAGTTCAAAAAACATCTGTAGTGGTTTAAAATTTAATGTTAaacttgaaataaaattttaaataaggtGGCGAATTCACTGAAATAGCATCAAATATATAAAGTACATTGTACCCTCTAATATTTTGACATACTCCTATATTTTTTGCTTAAAACAAAACTACTTAACTCCAAGAGAGATTAATAAGAGGAAAGTGTGGTTCTCTTGAagttttattattgttttgtttaaattaATATGGCAAGAGAGATTTGGAAAAATGCgtttaaattaatttgttatGTATTGtgttaattaaaaattgtactATCTTCATCcactaaaagtagataaagttGTACATGACACGT of the Salvia splendens isolate huo1 unplaced genomic scaffold, SspV2 ctg345, whole genome shotgun sequence genome contains:
- the LOC121789819 gene encoding mitochondrial import inner membrane translocase subunit Tim9, with the protein product MDKSMLGDLDSLPDEDKLRMSSMIDQLQIRDSLRMYNTLVERCFTDCVDTFRRKTLDKQEETCVRRCAEKFLKHSMRVGMRFAELNQGAATPD